Part of the Terriglobia bacterium genome is shown below.
AGCCGGGGCGGGTTCCGGTGTCCCGAGGATGCCCATAACACCTGGAATGGTCAATACCGGCTCGCGGTGCTGCTGCAAGTCGAATCGGCAATAAACGCAATCACTGTGAATGGAACTGGACTCAGAAACGAAAACTTCGAACTTCAGCTTACGCAACGTTAGCGAGGCGACGGCAGCAAAACCGGGTCGTATCTTCAACACATACCAATGCTCGTTGACCATCTGGCTCTCCCTGAACTCCTTTCAAGGAATAAATCGGTGATCTGGATCTTAAAAACGGGACAGAGACAATTCAAGTTCTAAATCGGAGCAACACGAGAGACGTACTTCCAGATCGGAGGACGACATTTCAGCGGCACACCCGGCAGCGGCAGTAGAACAAAAATTGCGGCAATTTTTGAAGGGCAAAAAACCAGGTAGCGCTTCTTTGGTGACCGCTCTGACGAAATTCCATCAATGGGCCACTTCGATGGAATCGGAATCCGAAACGCGCGCGCAAGTTTCGGCAGACGGCGCATGTGATGAGATCGAGAAACAGGCGGCGGTCTTTATTGAATCGGCCGATGGGATCGAACAACGGCTTTTGTCTAAATCGCTGCAGGAAGCGCTATTCCATTGCGCTGGGTTCAATACGGAACTGTCGTCTGCCGAGCTGCGCCGGAAATTCAGGCACACCCTCCGGCGTGAAGGATCCGCAAGCATCGTCCAGCAATTTCTCGCATTTTATCTGTTCAATTTTGTGTGGTTCCACACAGGGGAATCGTTTCGCTCCCAGGCCTGGACATCTGCCGAATTCGAAAGCGACCTGCAGAACGCGGAGAAATACTGCCAGAGAATTGTGGCCGACAGTTGGAATTCGGGAGAGGTGCAAGCGGAAGCCCTCGATCTCGTCACAGCTCGCCGGATCATCCAGAAGATCGAAGAACGGCTTTGTGGCGCCGGCTGATATTCCCCGCCTTTCCAAGGCGGGGTGGCCGAGCGATCAAACGTTAGACCGCTCGGGCGGGGCGGTTGTCAACGAACCGCGAAGCGCACCTTATTTTTTGAAGTTACTAACCTCCGACTTGCTACCAGGCTCACTCCACCGTGACGCTTTTTGCCAGATTCCGCGGCCGGTCCACATCGCAACCCCGCAACAGGGCGATCTCATATGCGAGCAGCTGCAGCGGAATCGAAGTCAAAAATGGGTTCAGCAATGGAGATGTCGCCGGCACTTCAATGATGTGGTCGGCTTTTGCGGATACCGACGTGTCGCCCTCGGTAACCACCGCGATCACGACGCCATCCCGGCCTTTGACTTCCTCGATGTTCGACATCATTTTCTTGTAAAGCGGGTCGCGCGGCGCCAGCGTGACAACGGGCAATCTGGCGTCGATCAGCGCGATGGGGCCGTGTTTCATCTCTCCGGCGGGATATCCCTCGGCATGGATATACGAGATCTCCTTGAGTTTCAGGGCGCCTTCAAGCGCGACCGGGTAATTCACGCCTCGTCCAAGGAACAGAAAATCCGAGCGGTCGGCAAATTGTTCCGCCAATTGTTTGATTCCACCGGACCGTTCCAGGAACCGTCCGATAAGATCCGGGATCTGACACATGGCCTTGGCCTGCGCGCGGACCGCTTCGTCATCCAGCGTGGAGCGCAGGCGCCCAAGAAACAGCGCCAGAAGGTTCAAGGCTGCCACTTGTGTACTGAATGCCTTGGTGGATGCGACGGCGATCTCCGGTCCGGCATGCGTGTACAGGACGCTGTCCGATTGCCGGGCGGCCATACTGCCGCTGACGTTGCAAATGGACATGACGAACGAACCCTTGGCCCTCGCCTCCTCGATTGCCGCAAGCGTGTCGGCCGTCTCGCCCGATTGCGTTATCGCGATCACCATCTCGCGCGAACCGATCCGGGGGTTCCGGTAGCGGAACTCCGAGGCATAGTCGATATCCACCGGTATGCCGGCGAGGTGTTCGATCAGAAACTTTCCGATAAGACCCGCATGTAAGGATGTACCGCAGGCAACAATCCGTATCCGCTCGATGAACGAAAACAAATCGGCGGGCCCGATTTCGGGCTCCAGCACGACATCATAATTTTTGGTGATGCGTCCTCTGAGCGTGTTCCGGATGGCTTCCGGTTGTTCAAAAATCTCCTTCAGCATGAAATGCGGATAGCCATCCTTCTCGGCACTCTCGGCCGACCAGGAAATGCGCGTGGCCTCACGGCGAATGCGATGGCCATCGAGAGATCGGATCTCGACCTCGTCTTGCCTCACAATGGCCATTTCCGAATCGTTCAAAAATAGAACGTCGCGGGTGAACGGCAACAGCGCGGGGATGTCGGAGGCGATGAAGTTCTCCTCATGGCCGAGGCCGATAACGATCGGAGGGCCATTTCGCGTGACCACGATCTTGTCGGGATCCTCGGTGGACACCACCACCAGACCGTAGATTCCTTCCAATTCGCGGGTGGCCGCAGCGACCGCAGATTCCAGAGAGCCCGTGAAATGGGCCTCGATCAGATGCGGGATGACTTCGGTGTCGGTAGCGGTTTTGAAGACGTGCCCCTCACGAATAAGGCGTTCTTTCAGTTCGAAATAGTTTTCGATAATGCCATTGTGGACAACGATAAAACGTCCCGTGCAGTCCCGGTGAGGATGTGCGTTTTCTTCGGTCGGCCTGCCGTGGGTGGCCCACCGCGTATGCCCGATGCCATATTGCAGGCCGGCGGGTACGGTCTGGATGGTTCCGATTTTCTCTTCAAGCGCATGGATCCGCCCTGTCGAGCGCGCGATCGACAAGGAACCGTCCATGAATGATGCGATGCCACAGGAATCGTATCCACGATATTCCAGCCGTTTGAGCCCGTCGATGAGCACCGGCACCGCATCTCTCTTTCCGATATACCCGACAATTCCACACATCGCGCGCTTCTCCTGTTTACGATCGTCCAAATTTAAGAGTTTTTGTCAAAACGTTCTACAATAGGGCGTTGGACAAAAAGTCGTCGAGATGGACATTCCCCGCCTTTCCAAAGCGGGGTGGCTGCGCCATTAATAAAACGGTCCCGTTCCTTAGCGGCGCAGACGGGGCGGTTAGTAACTTCAACAAATAAGGTGCGCTGCGCGGTTCCTGGATAACCGCTATTACTGCTTCGCCCTGTCGGGCTCGCGCTTCGCGCCCCGTTCTCGCGTTCTAACGGTTTGATCGCTCGGACACCCCGCCTTGGAAAGGCGGGGAATGTCCATCTGGTAGGAAGAGGCCGATGAGGATAGAAATCGAATTACCGGAAGACGTTGTGCACTCCCTGCAGGAAAAGTGGGGAGATCTCTCACAGTACGCCATGGAGATTCTTGCTGTGGAGGGATACCGGTCGGGCACTCTCAGCCCGGATCAATTGCACCGGATGCTGAGCCTTCGAACCACTCGCGAAGTGGAAGCCTTCCTGAAGAAGCGCGGCGCGCTTTAACCGGCGGTTAAGTATTTGATCGCTTCAACGCATCCAACAGAAGGAACTCACGAGTTTCACTTGGCAGTGCTCAGTATCTTCTTATACCGAGCAGCAGCCTGACGCAGCCTCGGAGACGGAAGCGGCGCCATGAGGAGGGCATTGACGAAAGTCTCCCGATCTCTCGCAGCTAATCTCAAAACCTCCATTCGCTCCAAAGTTTTGTCAGCGGCTTCCTGGGCAGCTCGTACTATAAAGTCAGTCAAAAGTACTGCCCTCAAGTTCGGCAGCCTTCATTAACCGAATTTTCTGGTCCCTGCTGATCCGTGCCTCTAATCGTTCCATTTTCACAGGCATAAAACGCAACCTTCGACAATGAGATGCCAATAGGGTACGGCAGTTAGCCGTACTCTACAACCCGTACATATCGGACCTTCAGCGTGATGCGCATGGATCCGTATCCGGTCTCGTTGCCGCCCGGCAAAGACACCCCAGATGTTGCAATGCGTTTTCGAAACGCAACGGGATATCAAAGTTATCCACATTAGGTTTGCCGAAGCTTATCGATGCGTCAAACACCGCCTGCGCTTCGAACGGCATCGTCGATGAGCCGCCGGACCACCGCCGAATCGATGCTCGGGTCGTAAATATAGTGACTTTCATCGTGCCGTCGCGTTCAAGAACGTGGTGGGTAGAAAACCTGCCGAATTCCACGTCTGCTGCAGGAATAACGTAGTGAGTCATTTCCCGCACCGGAACAATGGAATCGCCGGCAGTGGCGGCGTTGGGCCGGGCGGTTTGCCGTTCCTCTGTGAGATCGAGCGCACAAGGGGCCGCGAATGCCATGGAGTAGGTCCAGGTCGTATCTCCCGACGGCAAAGATCGCATGGCGCCCGACTCCGCATTCACCAGGTCGAGGATGTACTGAACCGTTTGGTCGAATCCCGGTGTCGCCAGAAGCTGAAACGCATCCAGTCGAGCGGTGCCAATGCACAGGCAGCAAAAAGCGGTGCAGAGCGCCAGAGCAGATCTTCTGGTTATGACCATAGCCACGGGAGTGCAATCCCGGCACCATGTTATTCCGGGAGCGGAACAAATTCGGATTCGTCGCCGGGAACTTTCGGGAAGCGAAACTCACAGCGGCGCGGAACAGCGGTCAAGATCGGGAACGGATGCGGTCTCTGCCGGCGGTCTAAGTTGTTTTATAATCATTGCTATGTTCGAGGCGGGTTCCCTTTTAATCGCGCTGTTTCTCGCGTTTCAATATCAGGTCACGGGCCAGATCACGGCGCCGGCGGGCACGGTTTTCCGGCCGGTTCAGATCGAGTCGATCGATCACAAGATCGTGAAGTATGACAACGTCAACAAAAAGGGGAATTTCTCGTTCAAGGTTCCGGAAGGCCAGTACAAGATCACCATCACCACCGAGAACGGCCTGGTGGACACCCGCACCATTGAAGTGCGGGATTCGTTTGCAAATGAGAATTTCGAGATTCCCATCAAAATCTCGCTGCTGGATACCCTGAAGTCTCCGGAGCCGGCGAATAAAGCGGAAACACTGCCGGCAGATGTTTCCTCGAAGGCGGCCGACGAGTTCCAACATGCGATCGACGCGAAAGGCAATGCCAAGAAGGCCCGGGAACACCTCGAGCGCGCGCTCGCCATCTCGCCGAAGTATCCGGCGGCGCTCGATGCCCTGGGAAAGATCGATGTGCAACAGAAACAATTCGGCACCGCGGCCGAACGGTTCCAGAAGGCCATCGACTTGAACCCGAACTTTTATCCTGCCCACGTGGATCTTGGCGGAGTCCTGCTGGCCATGGGCGACTACGACCGGGCGCTGGTCGAGAATTCAAAGGCTGTGGAGATGCAGCCGGGAGACAGCGTCGCGCAGTCGCAACTGGGACAGGTACTCTTCCGTCTCAACAAATACGGGGACGCGCTGCAACACCTGGAGATCGCAAAACAGCTCGATCCCATGTCTTACACACTGCCCGGCCTGTACATCGCGCAGATTCATCAGGCGCGGGGGGAAAATGCGGAGGCTGTCGCGGCGTACAAGGACTTCCTGAAGGACCACCCGGGGCACGAACTCACGGGTTCCATCCAGAACGAGATCATTTTTCTCGAAAAACAGGGCGGAAAATAAGCCAGGCGGGCGGATTCGACGGATTAAACGGATCCATTCCGTTTAATCCGTGTCTTCCCGCTAATATCGCGTCCCCATATTGGGTGTTGGGGCCGGTGTCACGTTCGGAATCGTCGGATTCGGACTCGGCTTCTCTTCGGGCAGCGTCGACTTCGGCAGTGTGGAATTCGGGATCGTACTTGAATTCGGATTCGGGTTGATCGTACCCGGCGTCACGTCCGGAGTGGTGGTGTTGGGCGTCACATTCGGGCTCATTGGGCTGGGAGTGACATTCGGAGTATTCGAGTTCGGCGTCGTGGGATTCGGGATCGTCGTGTTCGGCGTCGTCGCAGACGGCGGCTGAGTCGTCGTATTAGTGTTTGGAGTCGTTACGCCTGGCTGTTGACCGTATCCCGGAAGAGCCTGGCCTGGAGGAGCCGTGGTCTGGGCGAAGCCGGAAAGGTTCATCACGAACAGGAGCAGGAAGACTATACCTAAAGGTATCAATACCTTTTTGCGAAGGTTCATAAAACCTCCTTCTGTTTTGCCTTCTCCAGTCCATTATCGCGCGATCTAGTGGTGAGGATCGTGGTGATCTTCGTGCCCACCGCCCGCACTCGCAACCGGATAAAGGGGCTGCGCTTCCGCCTCGATGGGCTTCAGCGCCGACCCGACAACAAGGCCTATAACGAGCACAACAAATCCGATGAGGGCTTCCTGCATTTCTTCAATCTCCCGGTTCGACCTGTATCAGGCGAATATCTTACCGAAAAACGGAAGCAGTTCCGGAATCTGTTTTGAGGTCGGAGCCCGTGCGATCCGTCCGCGAAATTGCTCCGGTCCGAAGAGAATGCGCGCAAAGGTCTCCGCGAAGTCCCCGGCCGGGGTCGCGAAATCGGTGCATTTGTTGCAGCCGAACCATGGCGTCGCAGGATCGATTCCGCGCACTTGCATCCACCTTTTTCGAATTTCCGGGGTGTTGTAGGTCATGTCGATGGCGTGGCCCAGTTCGTGGGCAATGTCGTAGGCGAGGAGGCGGACGTCGTCCTGGGGGCGGGCGTAGACCTCGATCCGATGTGCGGCCGGAAATGTCATCGCCCGGAAACCGGGCCGCGGGGCCATGAAGACAATGTCGTATTTGAGCTGCTGCCATTGAAAGGGGATCAGGGCGAGGGCCGCCTGCTCGCGGGTTGCCATGTCGGCCGCAATTGCCGGGAGGGCCAGAAGCATGGTGAGAAGGGCAATCGCGAGCGAACGAAGCATTATGGGCGAGATTAGAATAGGGTGAATTTAGACGGCAATTAGGGGAACACCTTAGGACCCTGGAGGCGAGGTCTATGACCATGTGAATGAAGCCCATTCCCCTCCGTTTCCAAGGAGGGGTGGCTGCGCCACTAACAAAAAGATCCCGTTCCGCAGCGGCGCAGACGGGGTGGTTCGTAAATTCCAACAAAATAAGGTGCGCTACGCGGGCGGATAAGGAGGCTTCGCAACCTTTTACTAACCACCCCGTCCTCGCGTTTCTAACGGTTGATCGCTCGGACACCCCTCCTTTAAAAACGGAGGGGAATGTGGCCTGAATCCAACTCTGAGCATGAATTTCAGCACGTATGAACGCGCCTACAGGAAACGACGCCAACCTAAGCCGGTACCTGGCCCTCCGGCAGCAGTTCGCCTTTTTCCAGATGCCGGATGGTCGTGGCGAATTTCGCCGCGTGGGGATCGTGAGTGACCATCACGATGGTCTTCCCGAATTCGGCATTCAGCCGCTTCAGCAGCTGGAGCACATCCTGAGCGGATGTGGCGTCGAGGTTTCCCGTCGGTTCATCCGCGAGGATTAGATCCGGGTCCGTGACGATCGCCCGGGCAATCGCCACACGCTGCTCCTGGCCGCCGGATAGCTGGCGGGGGAAGTGTTTCATGCGGTCGCCCAGGCCGACGAGCCGGAGCGCGGTCTCGGCATGTTCCATCCGCTCCTGTTTATTCAGCGAGGTGAGCTTCAGCGGCAGTTCCACATTCTCAATGGCGGTCAAAACCGGGATCAGATTGAAACTCTGAAACACGAACCCGATATGCGCGTTGCGCCAGTTGGCTATTTCGCGCTCCGAGAGGGCGCGCAGGTTTTCGCCGAGGACTTCG
Proteins encoded:
- the glmS gene encoding glutamine--fructose-6-phosphate transaminase (isomerizing) → MCGIVGYIGKRDAVPVLIDGLKRLEYRGYDSCGIASFMDGSLSIARSTGRIHALEEKIGTIQTVPAGLQYGIGHTRWATHGRPTEENAHPHRDCTGRFIVVHNGIIENYFELKERLIREGHVFKTATDTEVIPHLIEAHFTGSLESAVAAATRELEGIYGLVVVSTEDPDKIVVTRNGPPIVIGLGHEENFIASDIPALLPFTRDVLFLNDSEMAIVRQDEVEIRSLDGHRIRREATRISWSAESAEKDGYPHFMLKEIFEQPEAIRNTLRGRITKNYDVVLEPEIGPADLFSFIERIRIVACGTSLHAGLIGKFLIEHLAGIPVDIDYASEFRYRNPRIGSREMVIAITQSGETADTLAAIEEARAKGSFVMSICNVSGSMAARQSDSVLYTHAGPEIAVASTKAFSTQVAALNLLALFLGRLRSTLDDEAVRAQAKAMCQIPDLIGRFLERSGGIKQLAEQFADRSDFLFLGRGVNYPVALEGALKLKEISYIHAEGYPAGEMKHGPIALIDARLPVVTLAPRDPLYKKMMSNIEEVKGRDGVVIAVVTEGDTSVSAKADHIIEVPATSPLLNPFLTSIPLQLLAYEIALLRGCDVDRPRNLAKSVTVE
- a CDS encoding UPF0175 family protein, producing the protein MRIEIELPEDVVHSLQEKWGDLSQYAMEILAVEGYRSGTLSPDQLHRMLSLRTTREVEAFLKKRGAL
- a CDS encoding DUF1778 domain-containing protein; translation: MEVLRLAARDRETFVNALLMAPLPSPRLRQAAARYKKILSTAK
- a CDS encoding tetratricopeptide repeat protein, coding for MFEAGSLLIALFLAFQYQVTGQITAPAGTVFRPVQIESIDHKIVKYDNVNKKGNFSFKVPEGQYKITITTENGLVDTRTIEVRDSFANENFEIPIKISLLDTLKSPEPANKAETLPADVSSKAADEFQHAIDAKGNAKKAREHLERALAISPKYPAALDALGKIDVQQKQFGTAAERFQKAIDLNPNFYPAHVDLGGVLLAMGDYDRALVENSKAVEMQPGDSVAQSQLGQVLFRLNKYGDALQHLEIAKQLDPMSYTLPGLYIAQIHQARGENAEAVAAYKDFLKDHPGHELTGSIQNEIIFLEKQGGK
- a CDS encoding ABC transporter ATP-binding protein, whose translation is MTDIIIQTRSLTKEYVRDEFHVFALKDANIQIEKGDFVALMGPSGSGKSTLLHLIAAMDRPTDGEIEVLGENLRALSEREIANWRNAHIGFVFQSFNLIPVLTAIENVELPLKLTSLNKQERMEHAETALRLVGLGDRMKHFPRQLSGGQEQRVAIARAIVTDPDLILADEPTGNLDATSAQDVLQLLKRLNAEFGKTIVMVTHDPHAAKFATTIRHLEKGELLPEGQVPA